A window of the Corythoichthys intestinalis isolate RoL2023-P3 chromosome 6, ASM3026506v1, whole genome shotgun sequence genome harbors these coding sequences:
- the LOC130918023 gene encoding uncharacterized protein LOC130918023 isoform X1, producing the protein MNTVGGVHRGYLRKYGGFMFKQWKDKFVVLSMEGSLLVCRDGESPPDQVVELQNHCELIVEGREILDLPRLPAGGRRDCCFALILQQSKFLLMLADNPDDCTMWLKLIRKVREGVMSPASLQRQRSITRCITDREPLPDNSSDKDPGSPRAGEGTPPPSAHVAERGGSLRERSQAGGPHRPLRSVSVAPPHRVSDCLRHGNSSDARAVRAVCLLMGGAAASSALGYLSSCSPPSPSVGRAADMGHVLGGPGVFTEMPAGGSFQDVDSDTHFNSFDFEGDSDFDAFDCGGFAF; encoded by the exons GGGGCTTCATGTTCAAGCAGTGGAAAGACAAATTCGTCGTTCTCAGCATGGAGGGCAGCCTGCTGGTGTGTCGCGATGGCGAGTCGCCGCCCGACCAAGTGGTGGAGCTGCAAAATCATTGCGAGCTAATCGTGGAGGGCCGCGAGATCTTGGACCTGCCAAGGCTGCCGGCGGGGGGCCGCAGAGACTGCTGCTTCGCCCTCATCCTGCAGCAGAGCAAGTTCCTACTGATGCTGGCAGACAACCCGGACGACTGCAC tatgTGGCTGAAGCTGATAAGGAAAGTAAGAGAG GGCGTCATGTCACCCGCAAGCCTGCAGAGGCAGCGCAGCATCACCCGTTGCATCACTGACAGGGAGCCTCTGCCCGACAACTCCAGCGACAAGGACCCCGGGTCGCCCCGGGCCGGTGAGGGGACCCCTCCGCCATCGGCCCACGTCGCAGAAAGGGGCGGTTCACTGAGGGAGAGAAGCCAAG CAGGTGGGCCCCATCGGCCCCTCCGCAGCGTCTCGGTGGCTCCCCCTCACCGGGTGTCGGATTGTCTCCGCCACGGCAACAGCAGCGACGCCCGGGCGGTGCGGGCGGTCTGCCTGCTTATGGGCGGGGCGGCGGCCTCCTCGGCCCTGGGCTACCTCAGCTCCTGCTCACCGCCATCGCCTTCGGTGGGCAGGGCAGCCGACATGGGCCACGTCCTCGGGGGCCCGGGGGTGTTCACGGAGATGCCGGCCGGGGGTTCCTTTCAGGATGTGGATTCCGACACGCACTTCAACAGCTTCGACTTTGAGGGCGACTCCGACTTTGACGCCTTTGATTGCGGAGGGTTTGCCTTTTGa
- the LOC130918023 gene encoding uncharacterized protein LOC130918023 isoform X2, whose product MNTVGGVHRGYLRKYGGFMFKQWKDKFVVLSMEGSLLVCRDGESPPDQVVELQNHCELIVEGREILDLPRLPAGGRRDCCFALILQQSKFLLMLADNPDDCTMWLKLIRKVREGVMSPASLQRQRSITRCITDREPLPDNSSDKDPGSPRAGEGTPPPSAHVAERGGSLRERSQGGPHRPLRSVSVAPPHRVSDCLRHGNSSDARAVRAVCLLMGGAAASSALGYLSSCSPPSPSVGRAADMGHVLGGPGVFTEMPAGGSFQDVDSDTHFNSFDFEGDSDFDAFDCGGFAF is encoded by the exons GGGGCTTCATGTTCAAGCAGTGGAAAGACAAATTCGTCGTTCTCAGCATGGAGGGCAGCCTGCTGGTGTGTCGCGATGGCGAGTCGCCGCCCGACCAAGTGGTGGAGCTGCAAAATCATTGCGAGCTAATCGTGGAGGGCCGCGAGATCTTGGACCTGCCAAGGCTGCCGGCGGGGGGCCGCAGAGACTGCTGCTTCGCCCTCATCCTGCAGCAGAGCAAGTTCCTACTGATGCTGGCAGACAACCCGGACGACTGCAC tatgTGGCTGAAGCTGATAAGGAAAGTAAGAGAG GGCGTCATGTCACCCGCAAGCCTGCAGAGGCAGCGCAGCATCACCCGTTGCATCACTGACAGGGAGCCTCTGCCCGACAACTCCAGCGACAAGGACCCCGGGTCGCCCCGGGCCGGTGAGGGGACCCCTCCGCCATCGGCCCACGTCGCAGAAAGGGGCGGTTCACTGAGGGAGAGAAGCCAAG GTGGGCCCCATCGGCCCCTCCGCAGCGTCTCGGTGGCTCCCCCTCACCGGGTGTCGGATTGTCTCCGCCACGGCAACAGCAGCGACGCCCGGGCGGTGCGGGCGGTCTGCCTGCTTATGGGCGGGGCGGCGGCCTCCTCGGCCCTGGGCTACCTCAGCTCCTGCTCACCGCCATCGCCTTCGGTGGGCAGGGCAGCCGACATGGGCCACGTCCTCGGGGGCCCGGGGGTGTTCACGGAGATGCCGGCCGGGGGTTCCTTTCAGGATGTGGATTCCGACACGCACTTCAACAGCTTCGACTTTGAGGGCGACTCCGACTTTGACGCCTTTGATTGCGGAGGGTTTGCCTTTTGa